One stretch of Schlesneria sp. DSM 10557 DNA includes these proteins:
- a CDS encoding SET domain-containing protein: MTSVAQAWVRVGKVPFGKGVFARRDIPKGTVLGEVDGRVIDDANYATSYCIDLGGTLSLEPRAPFRFLNHCCTPNSTLCIADVTYEDGSPAPSEVTVEALEDIPKGAEVTIDYRWAAYGAIKCLCGSPKCRGWVVAEEELPKLLRSLKRKAK, encoded by the coding sequence ATGACGTCTGTCGCACAAGCCTGGGTACGTGTGGGAAAGGTTCCGTTCGGCAAAGGCGTTTTCGCCCGTCGAGACATCCCCAAAGGGACCGTGCTGGGAGAAGTGGACGGACGGGTCATCGATGACGCCAACTACGCCACCTCGTACTGCATCGATCTGGGTGGCACCTTGTCACTCGAACCGCGGGCACCGTTCCGTTTTCTCAACCACTGCTGCACGCCGAACAGCACGCTGTGCATTGCCGACGTGACCTACGAAGATGGCTCGCCAGCACCGTCAGAAGTGACGGTGGAAGCGCTGGAGGACATTCCCAAAGGGGCAGAAGTCACCATCGACTATCGGTGGGCCGCCTATGGAGCCATCAAATGTCTGTGCGGCAGCCCCAAGTGCCGAGGCTGGGTTGTGGCTGAGGAAGAATTGCCCAAGCTGCTCCGATCGCTCAAACGCAAAGCCAAGTAG